The genomic segment AGAGGGAAAAACTCTAGCAGAACTACTGTCAGGGATAGTTGAAAAAGCCTGCGCGCAACTGCCCGTTGCTAAAATGATGCGTTGGGGAAATAGTCCTTTTCATTTTGTGCGACCGGTTCATGGATTAGTTGTCATGTATGGGCAGTCAGTGATGCCTCTGACATGGTTTGGTCTGAATGCCACCAACCAAACGCGCGGTCACCGTTTTTTATGTAGTCATCCCATTACGATTACCCATGCTGATCAGTATGCCCAACAACTCAAAGATGAAGGATGGGTGATTGCTCACTTTGAGGAAAGAAAAAAAATAATTGCAGAAGGGCTGCATCAATTGGCCGATGGGTTAAACATGGTGGGGGACGATCACTTAATCAATGAAGTGACTTCACTGGTGGAGTGGCCTCAAGTATTGAGTGGCCATTTTGATGAGGATTTTTTAACAGTTCCATCAGAATGTCTTATTTTATCGATGCAACAGCATCAAAAATACTTCCCCCTTGAGGATAATCAGAAACGGTTACAACCCCAATTCTTAATGGTCAGTAACTTACATACTGCTGACCCCAGTTTGATTGTGGATGGTAATGAGCGAGTGTTAAAAGCGCGGTTATCGGATGCGCAATTCTTTTATCAAACCGATTTAAAAACGCCTCTTATCAATCGTCTCGATCATTTAAAACAAGTGGTTTACGTCAAGAGCTTAGGTAGTGTTTTCGAGCGCGTCACCCGCCTTAAAGAACTCACCGCATTTATCGCCACAAGCATCTTGGCCAATGCGTTATCTGCCACCACAGCGGCGGAATTGTGTAAAGCGGATTTAATCAGTGATATGGTCGGTGAGTTTCCAGAGCTCCAGGGCGTCATGGGCAAATACTACGCACTGAATGATGGCTATAGTCAAGAGATTGCTGAGGCCATCGAAGATCATTACCGACCCAGATTCGCTAATGACGGTCTACCACGCACAAAAGAAGGGTTTGCTTTGGCTTTGGCCGATAAGCTTGAATCACTGGTTGGCCTATTTGCTTGCGGGCAAATCCCCACTGGAGATAAAGATCCCTATGGCTTACGCAGAGCAAGCCTTGGGGTAATTCGTTTGGGAATTGAAGGTCAGTTACCCCTGTCTCTTGACCAATTAATTCACCATAGCGCCATGACTTTCACACAAGTTTCTGTAAGCGGTGACACCAAAGAGAAGCTGACTCAATTTATTATTGAGCGACTTAAGGGCTATCTGAAGGAACAAGGTTTTACTTTTGCAGAAATCGAATCGGTTTTGCCCTTCGCAAGCGGGCGGTTAGACTTAATTCTGAAGCGACTCCATGCCATTAGAGCCTTTAGTGAGTTACCCCAGAGCCAAGAACTTGCTGCGGCCAATAAACGAATTAAAAATATCCTGAAAAAAAATCATCATGAGATCAGTGACAGCGCAGTGGATCACCTGAATGATCCTGTGGAACAACAACTCATCAGTTGTTTACAGACCGTCAAGGAGAAAATGACGCTCGCCATGGAACAAGAGGATTTTAATTTGGCCTTGCAGCATCTCATTCCTTTAACTGAGCCCATTCATCTTTTTTTTAATGAAGTCATGATCATGGCTGAGGATCCGATAATACGAGGACAAAGATTATCATTACTCAATACTATTTATCAGTTAATGCAACAGGTCGCTGATATAGGGATGTTAGATGCCTAATACTAAACTGATTATTCTTGATCGTGATGGCGTCATTAATTATGACAGCGACAAATACATCAAAAGTCCGGAAGAGTGGAAACCACTACCCGGTAGCCTTGAGGCGATTGCTCGTCTTAATCAAGCTGGCTACCAAGTGGTCATTGCCACAAATCAATCAGGGGTGGCACGGGGCTTTTTTGATATGAGTACGCTTAATGCTATTCACAATAAAATGATTCAAGCTCTCTCGCAAGTGGGCGGGCGCATTGATGGGATTTTCTTTTGCCCCCATTCTAATGAAGCCAATTGTAATTGTCGTAAACCTAAAACCGGTTTATTTGAGGAAATTGCCCGGGTATTTAATATTTCCCTTAAACATGTTCCAGCTATCGGAGACTCCCTCAGGGATCTACAGGCGGCAAGCCTGATGCAAGCACTCCCTATTCTGGTGTTAACTGGAAAAGGGGAAAAAACCCTCAAACAGGGAGAGTTACCTGCTAATACGGTGGTTGAGAATAATCTCGCCTCGGCTGTTGAACATTTAATTAATCCATCCTAATTTAATGAAACTCCTGGGCTCTCTCCTCTACCTTATCATTCAAAGTCTCGTCACCCCCTTATTCGCTGTGTTAATGGTCCTCTCGGCCTTCATCGACCGCCATACTTTACCCAAACTCTTAGCCAAATATTGGTGTACCTTCATGTTATGGTGTGGCGTATTCTTAAGAAGAGTGCGTTTTTCAGTATCCGGTTTAGAGCATCTTCCCTCCACCCCCTGTGTCATTTTGTCAAAGCATCAATCAGAATGGGAAACACTGTTTCTCCCCGCCGTGCTGCCCCCACACGTCATGGTACTCAAACAAGAACTACTTAAAATCCCTTTTTTTGGCTGGGGACTCAAGCTGTTAGAGCCTATTGCCATAGATCGATCACAAAAAAAGGCCGCCCTTGAACAGGTCATCCGTCAGGGTATTGCCCGACTAGAACAGGGGCTCTATGTGGTTATTTTCCCGGAAGGAACCCGTGTCAAAGTGGGGTATAAGGGGCGCTACGCACAAAGCGGCGCCCAGCTTGCCACTAAAGCTCAAGTTCCGATTATTCCTGTCGCTCATAATGCAGGAGTTTACTGGCCAAAAGGATTGTTTAAACAACCCGGAATCATTACCGTACGTTTTGGCGAACCGATTAGCACGGATAATAAAACTGCGGCGCAAGTCATCGCAGAGGTAGAGACGTGGATTGAAAGCAATATGGAACAAATCACCGGTCATCCCGCTCAAGATCTTAGAAAAACTCCCTCCCAAGCCTTAACTAAAAAAAAACCTAGGGAGTTAACCATTAACATTGATGAAAAAATCATTCCCTATAGAATAGTGCGTAGAAAAAACCGAAAAACCATAGGCCTCATCATGGATCATCAGGGACTGTCCGTGGCTATTCCACAATGGGTGAGTCTGCAACAGGTTGAAGAGGCCTTGCGCCAACAGCATCAATGGATAACCCATAAATACCAGGCTTGGCAAAGCCAACCCAAGCCCATTGCGCCGAGCTGGAATGAGGGGTCGAGTATTCCCTGGTTAGGTAACAGTAAAACCATTGTGTTTCATGAAGGGCAACAACTGTCTTTGTTTGCCGATCAAGATACGTTTATCCGGATCAATAACACCGAGGGAGATGTAAAAAACACGGTTATTAAGGCCTATCGCGAAGCAATTCTCCCTATTTTAAAAGAAGACATAGAGTATTTTTGTGATCAGCTTAAGATACACCCCATACCGACATTTACAATCAGTAATGCTCAAACTCGTTGGGGGAGTTGTAGTGAAAAAGGCCAGCTACGCTTTAACTGGCGTTTAATGAAAGCCAGTCGAGATGAGATTCGCTATGTGGTAGCCCATGAAATCGCCCATTTATTCGAGTTCAATCATGGGCCTAAGTTTTGGCAATTGGTTGAACGCATTTATCCCCAATATCGCTCTGCCAAAGAGCGTTTAAAAAAGAATGACTCTCTCTATCGCCAGTTTTAGATCAATGGGATCCCAGTAGCTTCTCTAAATCATTCGCAGAAATCACCCCGGGTACTTTTTGTCCGTTTTTAAATATTAAAGTGGGGGTGCCGTTAATATTTAATTTCTCCGCTAGCAATTGCACCTTCTCTAAATCAGACACATCGCATTGTGTGTTTTTATTGATCTGTTTCTTATTTAACAGATACTCATCCCAGGCTTGAGCGCGATTGTGAGCACACCAAATTTCTGCAGAGCGTTGCGGTGCATGAGGGTGCAAAGAGGCAATTGGGTAGACAAAAGTATAAATTGTCACATCGTTAATGTTCTTTAATTCAGATTCTAAGCGACGGCAATAGGGGCAATCTGGATCTGAAAAAACCACTAACTCACGCTGTCCATTCCCTTTCACTCTTTTGATAGCGAGAGATAGAGGTAAGTCTTGCCACGCTACAGCGTTGATTGTATCCAATCTTTTTTGCGTCAGGTTTTCAAGGTTAGTGGTTTGATAAATCTCACCGGCAAACAAATAGGATACATTTTTATCCGTATAAATTATCTGATGATCATCTGTGTCAACTTCGTAGAGATCCCACACCCCGGAGGACTGGATACTTTGTATGTGCCCCTTAAGCTTGGGAACTTTACTCAGTATTTTCTCTTTTAACAAGTCATAGTTAGTATCTTGCGCCTCTGCCACCTGACAACAGATTAAACAGAGTACTAGCCCTAATCCCATCATCTTGTATTTCATGCGTGCCCCGCTTGTTTGAGTAATAATTTTTTTATTCCTGGCCATTGATTAATTATACTCATTCCAGTATTCATGACCATGCTAATCCAGGGTTGTGGTGAGTTAAATCCCACATATAACGAGTGAGTTAAGGTTTGCATCAGGAGAATGGATTCTCTTCTTCTTCGGGCGTAGGCCGATAATAATCGAGGATTACCCACATCTTCACTACTGCCCCCCCTCTTTTCAAATAATTCCATAAATGTGCTCACATCGGCTAGCCCTAAGTTTAAACCTTGCCCTGCCATCGGGTGAACTCCATGGGCCGCATCGCCACATAACATAAACCGATCTAACACAAGCGGATCCACTGTCAGCATGAGTAAAGGGAATCGTTGCGGGGGCGTGATTTCTTGAAGGGCTCCGACACCATACCCCACGGCATGGATAATGCTTGTTATGCGCTCACTCGCTGAGGCCTTGACCAGGTATTCAGCTTTAGTGTGTTGTGTTGACCACACCATGGATACTTTTTTATCTGGTAGTGGCAACCAAGCCAATATGTCGCCATCGGGTAAAAACCACTGTTTTGCTTCACCAAGATGATCACGATCACTTTGATAATTAGCAACCACTGCAGAATGCTGATAGGGGATGATTGTCTCATTAATCCCCAATAGTTTTCGTGTGGCGGAATGGACGCCATCTGAGGCAATGAGTAACTTAGCGCCAAATCGTCTGTTATCCTCCAGGGTTACCACACGCTCTTCCCCTTGCAACTCCACCAAACTCACCCTGTCACCATGAAACAAGGTGATCCGTGGATGCTGTTGAACACACTGACGTAAGGCATGAATCATTTGCCTGCTTTCTATAATCACTCCCAAGGAATCATTATCGATAGATTTTTCAGTGGCATTAAAAACAAGCTCTCCACTTCTATCACCCAACACCTTCATGGATCTAATGGGTTGGATACGCTGTTCATCACACAAATCCCATACACCTATTTTTTTCAGATACTCAATACTATTTTCATTTAAGGCATAAATTCTTGAGTCATAGGTGTGTTGATCATGCTGGTTCTGTGCGGGAAGGGCCGCATCGATAATGAAAACCTGTTGCTGATGTTGTGCCAGGGATAAAGCAATGGCCATCCCATTAATGCCAGCGCCTACTATTATTGCGTCAGCTGAAGCATTGGTTAAATAGGTCATTTTAAAACACCCGTCACTCCATACAACATGACTTTAGTGAGCAGACGCCTTAAGGGTGGTACCACGTTAATCCCGAACAGCACTTGATTTCGTAGTTTAGTGACCACAGGAAAATTATTTGAAAAGCCCGTAACAAGTAAATGGGTTAATCCTATGCCAAAGATACGGTCAAATCGTCGTCGTTGCTGGTAAGCTTGATTAAAGGCGACGTCCCCCAAGCCTTTTGCAGAAAACTGCCGAACCACTTCCGTGAGAGCCTTGGCATCCCGCAAACCAAGATTAAAGCCCTGCCCTGCCACAGGATGCATGGTTTGCGCCGCATTACCAATACAAATGAGATGGGGCTTAGTAAGGCTTTCAACAACTTTTAAGGTTAGCGGATAACTGTTTCTTGCCTTGACAGTTAAGAACTGCCCAGATCGATATCCAAAATGGCTCTGCAGTGCTGTCAGAAAGCTCTCGTCAGGGAGAGCCAATAACTCTGTCACTCTCTCTTGCGTGCCAGTCCACACTAATGCGTAATGATCCTCAAAGGGTAACAACGCCACCGGCCCATCAGCGGTAAATCGTTCATAGGCCATTCCCTCATGGGCTTTACTACAGGTGACATGGGCCACTAAGGCCACTTGTTTATACACACTTTCATACTTGTTTTTAAATAATGAGGCGGTTAACTGTTTCCCTCCGTCCGCTAAAATGGCCAGGGAAGCGATCATCTTTCTTGGTCTCTCGCCGCCTATGTCAATCTCGGCAAACCCTTCACCTGAGGTAACCTGCACAACAGGAGAGCTGGTTTCGATGTTAACCGAGGTATTGTTAAGGGCTTGGAGAAGGGTGTCGACCAATACGTTATACTTTAGGACATAGCCTAAAGCTGGCAAACCCATTTCATCGGC from the Ferrovum sp. JA12 genome contains:
- a CDS encoding FAD-dependent monooxygenase → MTYLTNASADAIIVGAGINGMAIALSLAQHQQQVFIIDAALPAQNQHDQHTYDSRIYALNENSIEYLKKIGVWDLCDEQRIQPIRSMKVLGDRSGELVFNATEKSIDNDSLGVIIESRQMIHALRQCVQQHPRITLFHGDRVSLVELQGEERVVTLEDNRRFGAKLLIASDGVHSATRKLLGINETIIPYQHSAVVANYQSDRDHLGEAKQWFLPDGDILAWLPLPDKKVSMVWSTQHTKAEYLVKASASERITSIIHAVGYGVGALQEITPPQRFPLLMLTVDPLVLDRFMLCGDAAHGVHPMAGQGLNLGLADVSTFMELFEKRGGSSEDVGNPRLLSAYARRRRESILLMQTLTHSLYVGFNSPQPWISMVMNTGMSIINQWPGIKKLLLKQAGHA
- a CDS encoding YgjP-like metallopeptidase domain-containing protein, which codes for MKLLGSLLYLIIQSLVTPLFAVLMVLSAFIDRHTLPKLLAKYWCTFMLWCGVFLRRVRFSVSGLEHLPSTPCVILSKHQSEWETLFLPAVLPPHVMVLKQELLKIPFFGWGLKLLEPIAIDRSQKKAALEQVIRQGIARLEQGLYVVIFPEGTRVKVGYKGRYAQSGAQLATKAQVPIIPVAHNAGVYWPKGLFKQPGIITVRFGEPISTDNKTAAQVIAEVETWIESNMEQITGHPAQDLRKTPSQALTKKKPRELTINIDEKIIPYRIVRRKNRKTIGLIMDHQGLSVAIPQWVSLQQVEEALRQQHQWITHKYQAWQSQPKPIAPSWNEGSSIPWLGNSKTIVFHEGQQLSLFADQDTFIRINNTEGDVKNTVIKAYREAILPILKEDIEYFCDQLKIHPIPTFTISNAQTRWGSCSEKGQLRFNWRLMKASRDEIRYVVAHEIAHLFEFNHGPKFWQLVERIYPQYRSAKERLKKNDSLYRQF
- a CDS encoding DsbC family protein, translated to MKYKMMGLGLVLCLICCQVAEAQDTNYDLLKEKILSKVPKLKGHIQSIQSSGVWDLYEVDTDDHQIIYTDKNVSYLFAGEIYQTTNLENLTQKRLDTINAVAWQDLPLSLAIKRVKGNGQRELVVFSDPDCPYCRRLESELKNINDVTIYTFVYPIASLHPHAPQRSAEIWCAHNRAQAWDEYLLNKKQINKNTQCDVSDLEKVQLLAEKLNINGTPTLIFKNGQKVPGVISANDLEKLLGSH
- the glyS gene encoding glycine--tRNA ligase subunit beta, yielding MADTLLIELLTEELPPKRLKSLSESFSQAVLKSLSEAQLIEASHSFTSFATPRRLAIAIEKVKPQQPTQRIEKKGPNIKQAFLSDGSASPALQGFMRSSAITIDQLVVLKDNKGQEVYGFSYTEEGKTLAELLSGIVEKACAQLPVAKMMRWGNSPFHFVRPVHGLVVMYGQSVMPLTWFGLNATNQTRGHRFLCSHPITITHADQYAQQLKDEGWVIAHFEERKKIIAEGLHQLADGLNMVGDDHLINEVTSLVEWPQVLSGHFDEDFLTVPSECLILSMQQHQKYFPLEDNQKRLQPQFLMVSNLHTADPSLIVDGNERVLKARLSDAQFFYQTDLKTPLINRLDHLKQVVYVKSLGSVFERVTRLKELTAFIATSILANALSATTAAELCKADLISDMVGEFPELQGVMGKYYALNDGYSQEIAEAIEDHYRPRFANDGLPRTKEGFALALADKLESLVGLFACGQIPTGDKDPYGLRRASLGVIRLGIEGQLPLSLDQLIHHSAMTFTQVSVSGDTKEKLTQFIIERLKGYLKEQGFTFAEIESVLPFASGRLDLILKRLHAIRAFSELPQSQELAAANKRIKNILKKNHHEISDSAVDHLNDPVEQQLISCLQTVKEKMTLAMEQEDFNLALQHLIPLTEPIHLFFNEVMIMAEDPIIRGQRLSLLNTIYQLMQQVADIGMLDA
- a CDS encoding FAD-dependent monooxygenase, with the translated sequence MDESVTWDKVDIAVIGAGPVGSAVALGLSGFGLKVVLLEARDHLHADEKRTLALSQGSRDILENIHAWPSTATTSIKKIHVTDKGHCGQTLLTADEMGLPALGYVLKYNVLVDTLLQALNNTSVNIETSSPVVQVTSGEGFAEIDIGGERPRKMIASLAILADGGKQLTASLFKNKYESVYKQVALVAHVTCSKAHEGMAYERFTADGPVALLPFEDHYALVWTGTQERVTELLALPDESFLTALQSHFGYRSGQFLTVKARNSYPLTLKVVESLTKPHLICIGNAAQTMHPVAGQGFNLGLRDAKALTEVVRQFSAKGLGDVAFNQAYQQRRRFDRIFGIGLTHLLVTGFSNNFPVVTKLRNQVLFGINVVPPLRRLLTKVMLYGVTGVLK
- the gmhB gene encoding D-glycero-beta-D-manno-heptose 1,7-bisphosphate 7-phosphatase — protein: MPNTKLIILDRDGVINYDSDKYIKSPEEWKPLPGSLEAIARLNQAGYQVVIATNQSGVARGFFDMSTLNAIHNKMIQALSQVGGRIDGIFFCPHSNEANCNCRKPKTGLFEEIARVFNISLKHVPAIGDSLRDLQAASLMQALPILVLTGKGEKTLKQGELPANTVVENNLASAVEHLINPS